The following coding sequences lie in one Drosophila sulfurigaster albostrigata strain 15112-1811.04 chromosome 2R, ASM2355843v2, whole genome shotgun sequence genomic window:
- the LOC133838545 gene encoding transcription factor A, mitochondrial, which produces MIYTTTLLSRGSIFGSLISKVRQVVAKNADTENITTHKPWPPPSATASASISNSAVQRSKSLEEQVGLPPRPKKPLTPYFRFMREMRPKLAAKDPNISTVQIVQELSRRWVDVDAKLKERLQAEYKKDQESYVEQRAKYDAKITDEQRAELKQMKQDISDAKERKQLRKRVKELGRPKKPASAFLRFVASERLNTPQTAQQTYREWHQKATAKWSRLSDEEKAVYMQESRKELDHYKKAISIWEEKMIRLGHIDVVRHGNLIDPPEPKARKSHQPPKEKLV; this is translated from the exons ATGATCTACACAACGACGCTGCTGTCGCGAGGCTCCATCTTCGGGTCGCTGATCAGTAAAGTCAGGCAAGTTGTAGCCAAAAATGCAGACACCGAAAATATCACAACtcacaaa CCTTGGCCGCCCCcctccgccaccgcctccgccaGCATAAGCAACAGTGCAGTGCAACGCTCCAAGTCGCTGGAGGAGCAAGTTGGATTGCCGCCACGGCCCAAGAAGCCACTCACACCATACTTTCGTTTCATGCGGGAAATGCGTCCCAAGCTGGCGGCCAAAGACCCCAACATCAGCACCGTACAGATTGTGCAGGAGTTGTCGCGTCGCTGGGTCGATGTCGATGCCAAGCTCAAGGAACGCCTGCAGGCCGAGTACAAAAAAGATCAGGAAAGCTACGTGGAACAACGCGCCAAATACGATGCCAAGATTACCGACGAACAACGTGCCGAACTCAAACAGATGAAGCAGGACATCAGCGATGCCAAAGAACGCAAACAGTTGCGCAAGCGTGTCAAAGAGCTGGGACGTCCCAAGAAACCCGCTTCAGCTTTTCTGCGCTTTGTGGCCAGCGAACGCTTGAATACCCCGCAAACAGCACAGCAAACGTATCGGGAGTGGCATCAAAAGGCCACGGCCAAATGGTCACGTCTATCCGACGAAGAGAAAGCTGTCTACATGCAGGAATCCCGCAAGGAACTCGATCACTACAA AAAAGCCATTTCAATTTGGGAGGAGAAAATGATTCGCTTGGGTCACATCGATGTGGTGCGTCATGGCAATCTCATTGATCCCCCAGAGCCCAAGGCCCGCAAGTCTCATCAGCCGCCCAAAGAGAAGCTAGTCTGA
- the LOC133839645 gene encoding fatty-acid amide hydrolase 2, with product MTNLLKSIFGLERLSWDILIWRILGYIMRRFLRSAMIVFSWFVVPYSRYTNIKVMRRKLPPIRSHLLEIPAVDLAKLIRTKKIKSEEVVEAYIERCRQVNPLINAIVQDRFEEALEEAREIDRVIAMGINSVESMEELTPLLGIPVTVKESIAVKGLTNQAGRVFKTPQIAKSDAPVVEQIKRCGGIILLVSNTPELCLLWETYNNVTGQTKNPYDLKRTPGGSSGGEAALLASGASLLGLTSDIGGSSRLPAMFSGIWGHKPTPYAVSFRGHHPTSDFAKWGDFFTIAPMTRYAKDLPLLLKCMSDPTGPKLTLDKEISAHGIRFFFMDNDGPSGMMRPLSRDLHAAINRVASDFNAKRVNIRKMKWSLDISMSAMLTMKNIETIYHKSEEGEQPKTVCKETVKYFFGCSDSILPSVIFGHLQNFMKIIPNSRHKHLASIIEALKTEFKELLGNDGVFLYPTFPNTAHQHYQIYHKLLEPMYMAIFNTLGLPVTNCMIGLDRRNLPMGIQVVANPGQDHLCLAVAREMERRYGGWVRPPSEDSHSYGQANSSKRG from the exons a TGACGAATTTGCTAAAATCGATATTCGGCCTTGAGCGCCTTAGTTGGGATATTCTCATCTGGCG GATCCTGGGGTACATCATGCGTCGCTTCTTGCGTTCGGCCATGATTGTCTTCAGCTGGTTTGTGGTGCCCTACAGCCGCTACACCAACATCAAGGTGATGCGCCGCAAGCTGCCCCCCATTCGCAGCCATCTGCTCGAGATACCTGCCGTCGATCTGGCCAAGCTGATTCGCACCAAAAAG aTTAAAAGCGAAGAAGTGGTCGAGGCCTATATCGAGCGATGTCGACAG GTAAATCCGCTGATCAATGCCATTGTGCAGGATCGCTTCGAGGAGGCGCTAGAAGAGGCACGCGAGATAGATCGAGTGATTGCCATGGGCATCAACAGTGTCGAGTCCATGGAGGAGCTGACACCTTTGCTTGGGATTCCCGTCACCGTAAAGGAAAGCATTGCGGTGAAGGGATTAACTAATCAAGCGGGTCGCGTGTTCAAGACTCCGCAGATAGCCAAGTCCGATGCTCCCGTGGTGGAGCAGATCAAACGTTGTGGCGGCATCATTCTGCTGGTGTCCAACACACCGGAGTTGTGTCTGTTGTGGGAGACGTACAACAATGTGACGGGTCAGACCAAGAATCCCTACGACTTGAAGCGCACTCCGGGCGGATCTTCGGGAGGCGAAGCTGCGCTCCTGGCCAGCGGCGCCTCGCTGTTGGGACTCACCTCTGACATTGGCGGGTCGTCGCGTTTGCCGGCAATGTTCAGCGGGATTTGGGGCCACAAACCCACACCGTATGCGGTCTCGTTTCGTGGTCACCATCCGACCAGCGACTTTGCCAAGTGGGGTGACTTTTTCACCATTGCACCGATGACACGCTATGCCAAGGATTTGCCTTTGTTGCTCAAGTGCATGAGTGATCCGACGGGACCGAAGCTAACACTCGACAAGGAGATCAGTGCACATGGCATACGCTTCTTTTTCATGGACAACGATGGACCGTCGGGCATGATGCGTCCTCTCAGTCGGGATTTGCATGCGGCCATCAATCGAGTGGCGAGTGATTTCAATGCGAAGCGTGTGAATATCCGTAAAATGAAATGGTCATTGGACATCTCGATGTCAGCCATGTTGACCATGAAGAACATCGAGACCATCTATCACAAGTCCGAGGAGGGCGAGCAACCCAAGACCGTGTGCAAGGAGACGGTGAAGTATTTCTTCGGATGCTCCGACAGCATATTGCCATCGGTGATCTTTGGCCACTTGCAGAactttatgaaaattattcCGAATTCGAGGCACAAGCATTTGGCCAGCATCATTGAGGCGCTCAAGACTGAATTCAAAGAGCTGCTGGGCAATGATGGTGTCTTCTTGTATCCCACATTTCCGAATACCGCCCATCAGCATTATCAGATCTATCACAAGCTATTGGAGCCCATGTACATGGCCATCTTCAATACGCTCGGTTTGCCCGTCACCAATTGCATGATCGGTCTCGATCGTCGCAATCTGCCCATGGGCATTCAAGTAGTCGCCAATCCTGGACAGGATCATCTCTGTCTTGCGGTGGCCAGGGAGATGGAACGTCGCTACGGAGGTTGGGTGCGTCCTCCATCGGAGGATAGCCACAGTTATGGTCAGGCGAATAGCTCGAAGCGAGGCTAA
- the LOC133838006 gene encoding succinate--hydroxymethylglutarate CoA-transferase, with the protein MWIQRLRCSTAASITRQSLRSFAAASSSNNTNFDSGNRETTAVDDRHPLKGIRVLDLTRIVAGPYCTMVLGDLGAEVIKVERPHFGDEARKWGPPFLQHSGDAAYFLAQNRNKQSVCIDVKRGQKIMHELIERCDVLVENYVPGTLDRYQLGYEQVRQVNPQLIYCTISGYGSVGPYAKRPGYDVIASSMGGLLHITGQRDGPPSKVGVAVTDIATGLYAHGAILAALLQRQRTQRGQKIDVDLLSTCASLLINVGSNYLNAGTEAKRWGTAHSSIVPYQSFKTVDGYLTVGAGSDAQFVELCQRLKIDEVPQNDKFKTNKDRVKNRDELVELLSKILSKDTSKNWMNHFDGASFVVGPVNSIREVFDDEHIKAIGLVKTLPHAKDESVKVVGPPVVYSEARNDARTAPPMLGEHTDEVLSKLLGYDADKIASLREQGIIQ; encoded by the coding sequence ATGTGGATACAGCGTTTGCGATGCTCGACGGCTGCGTCGATCACTCGTCAAAGCTTAAGAAGCTttgcagcagccagcagcagcaataatacaaattttgataGCGGCAATCGTGAGACAACAGCTGTGGATGATCGACATCCGTTGAAGGGCATTCGCGTATTGGATTTGACCCGCATCGTTGCCGGCCCTTATTGCACCATGGTGTTGGGAGATTTGGGTGCGGAGGTGATCAAAGTGGAGCGTCCGCATTTCGGAGACGAGGCACGAAAATGGGGACCGCCATTTCTCCAGCACAGTGGGGATGCTGCCTATTTTCTCGCTCAGAATCGCAACAAGCAAAGCGTTTGCATTGACGTGAAGCGTGGTCAGAAAATCATGCACGAACTGATCGAACGTTGTGATGTGCTTGTGGAGAACTATGTGCCTGGCACCTTAGACCGCTATCAGCTGGGCTATGAGCAAGTGCGTCAGGTGAATCCTCAGCTCATCTATTGCACTATAAGTGGCTACGGTTCGGTGGGACCTTATGCCAAGCGACCGGGCTACGATGTGATCGCTTCGTCCATGGGCGGACTGTTGCACATCACGGGACAGCGCGATGGACCGCCCAgcaaagtgggcgtggcagtcaCCGATATAGCCACCGGATTGTATGCGCATGGAGCGATTTTGGCCGCTTTGCTGCAACGTCAACGCACTCAGCGGGGTCAAAAGATCGATGTCGATCTGTTGTCCACTTGTGCATCGCTGTTGATCAATGTGGGGAGTAACTATTTGAATGCGGGCACCGAGGCAAAGCGTTGGGGCACAGCTCATTCCAGTATTGTGCCGTATCAGAGCTTCAAGACTGTAGATGGTTATTTAACTGTGGGCGCTGGCAGCGATGCTCAGTTTGTGGAGCTTTGTCAGCGACTCAAGATCGATGAAGTGCCGCAGAATGACAAATTCAAAACGAACAAGGATCGTGTGAAAAATCGTGACGAACTTGTCGAGTTGCTATCGAAAATACTATCAAAAGATACTTCTAAAAATTGGATGAATCATTTTGATGGCGCATCCTTTGTGGTGGGTCCTGTGAACAGCATTCGCGAAGTGTTCGACGATGAGCATATCAAAGCTATTGGACTGGTCAAAACATTGCCGCATGCCAAGGACGAAAGTGTCAAGGTGGTTGGGCCACCTGTTGTCTACAGTGAAGCTCGCAATGATGCACGCACTGCGCCTCCCATGTTGGGTGAGCACACGGATGAAGTGCTGAGCAAACTGTTGGGTTATGATGCTGACAAAATCGCCAGTCTACGCGAACAGGGCATTATTCagtaa
- the LOC133839655 gene encoding uncharacterized protein LOC133839655: MPVPKKQSFLSRNLVAVVMIPSLIGIHYGWKVLQDNRKLVTVEEQIDLPPITLAKYVWKRLTTNEAEK; encoded by the exons ATGCCGGTACCCAAGAAACAATCGTTTTTATCGCGCAATCTGGTTGCAGTAGTGATGATACCTAGTTTAATTGGCATACACTACGGCTGGAAAGTATTACAGGACAATCGCAAACTAGTCACAGTCGAGGAACAAATTGATTTGCCTCCAATCACG TTGGCCAAATATGTGTGGAAAAGACTGACGACAAATGAAGCCGAAAAATGA
- the LOC133839652 gene encoding LOW QUALITY PROTEIN: uncharacterized protein LOC133839652 (The sequence of the model RefSeq protein was modified relative to this genomic sequence to represent the inferred CDS: deleted 1 base in 1 codon) produces the protein MNMSNLNDLRSYSRHWLTEFIEQYQEEECLWQPKHHDYSNHASRNKAYDKLVEKLKEVEPNPDRAMVVRKINSLRSAFRREFRKSSSKSDYETRLWYYDKLLFIADHKPKRHSNELAGKPKRELQLNFDDEDSMDFEEESHHTPQSQQHIETIVPAPSDEVEAEVAPTSNVVVSSQGATLSTISVTPADCVTLVKDESHAHQQAHHEDASEAHQRLVAQATAAQTSLAAAAAGGHAVKVLEITSLDSNSQREIQQAVNSLEHHQQQLQHLHHQANGHAQPVPTIQIGRDHYQPLFGNASTTAYTTATPTTTHRHEDEYDAIGVNVASKLRSINHTQRIIAEKLISDVLFNAQLDNLTVNSSLTQ, from the exons ATGAATATGTCGAATTTGAACGACTTGCGATCTTATTCGCGACACTGGCTCACCGAGTTCATAGAGCAATACCAGGAGGAGGAGTGCTTGTGGCAGCCCAAGCATCATGACTACAGCAATCATGCGTCGCGAAACAAAGCATACGACAAACTGGtggaaaaactaaaagaagtCGAACCGAATCCAGATCGCGCCATGGTTGTGCGAAAGATAAATTCATTGAGATCGGCATTCCGACGCGAGTTCCGTAAATCGAGCAGCAAAAGTGACTACGAGACGCGTCTCTGGTACTACGACAAACTGTTGTTTATAGCAGACCACAAGCCAAAGCGCCATTCTAATGAATTGGCCGGCAAACCAAAACgtgaattgcaattgaatttcgaTGACGAAGACTCCATGGACTTTGAAGAGGAATCCCATCACACACCCCAATCCCAGCAACACATCGAGACAATTGTTCCAGCC CCCAGCGATGAAGTTGAAGCCGAAGTGGCGCCCACCAGCAATGTTGTTGTCAGCAGTCAGGGCGCGACATTAAGCACCATCTCAGTGACGCCCGCCGATTGTGTGACATTGGTCAAGGACGAGTCCCATGCACATCAGCAAGCGCATCACGAGGATGCCAGCGAGGCACATCAACGTCTTGTGGCACAGGCGACGGCAGCTCAAACGTCGCTGGCAGCCGCCGCAGCAGGAGGCCATGCTGTCAAGGTGCTGGAGATCACATCACTGGACTCGAATTCGCAGCGCGAGATACAACAG GCCGTCAACTCACTGGaacaccatcagcagcagctgcagcatctGCATCACCAGGCCAATGGACATGCGCAGCCAGTGCCCACGATTCAAATAGGACGTGATCATTACCAGCCACTCTTCGGCAATGCCTCGACCACAGCAtacacaacagcaacgccGACCACAACGCACCGCCATGAGGATGAATACGATGCGATCGGTGTGAATGTGGCGAGTAAATTGCGTTCGATCAATCACACGCAACGCATAATTGCCGAGAAGCTCATCAGTGATGTGCTCTTCAATGCTCAGCTGGATAATCTCACCGTCAACTCGTCATTAACGCaataa